The DNA segment AAACCCATCATCTACAGCTACCGTTCGTTCCTCATGAACCAGATGGGCAACACCCCGGACTTCTCCGGCTTCCCCCTGTGGATTGCCGACTATAACGGCTCACAAAGCCCCACTTTGCCGCTGCCAGGCGGGTGGAAGACGTGGACGTTCTGGCAGTACTCGTCCCAGACGCAGATTGACGGTGTACAGGCTCAGCGTGTGGATGCCAATAAGTTTGGCGGCACCATGCTACAGCTGCGCGTGTTTGCCGCCACCGGAGTGGTTCCCGCAGAACAGAAGTAGCGCCGCGTACGCCGCACTGGCAGGCTACTGTACGGACTACTGGGCGGACTACTGGGCGGAGTCCTGTTGCGACTCTACGTGCTGTGACGTGTCCGGCTCTGCCGCAGCGTTCTGCGAACCAGCTTTCCTAGGCACTGGCTTTTTGCGTGTAGTTTTCCGCTGGGCAGCGTTCTCGGCCGCAGCTTGCTGCGCAGCTGCCTGGTCACGCCGCTGCTTGTCGAATTTCTCCTGCACAATCCGGTGGCGAGCCCGCAGAGACCCCGTCAATGTGGTCGTATTCTCGTAGCCCAATTCCTCAGCCGTCTCGGCATAGCCGGAGACCAGCGCAGAAGTCTTTTCGGAACCACGGAACAGCACCAGCACCAGCAGCCAGCCGATCAGCACCATCAGTGCAAAGCTAATGAGGCGATACACCAGCACGGTGGCTAGCGAGTTCGCAGCCGTCAACCCGCCCAGCGTTAACGCCCAAATGAGGGTGCCGTCTACGGTACCGAAACCGCCCGGCGTCACCGGTGCAGTACCAATGATTTTGCCGGAGACATACGCAATGGCCATACCGCCCACGCTTGGCCGTGCCCCCACCGCATAGGCGGCACAGCCCATACAGGCCACATCCGCTATCCAGTTAAAGAGGGACCAGCCGAAAGACTTCAGCAGTTCTCGGCGGGAAAGCTTCACTGCCTTCATTTGCTCCATGGTGGAGTGGAGTTTGTCTAGGGCTGGTTCCGGATCTTTCCGGCGCTTCTGCTGCACCCACTGCACGATAGGGCGTAGCCGACCCTCAATAAGCTGTGGGTGACGCATCGCCCACTGCAGCACAAACAGTACCGCCACCAGGGCAATCAGAGCAGCCGTCAAGAGGTAGGGGTTGGAGGTTGTGCCCACAAAAATGAAGCCACCCAGCCCCAAAATAGTGAGGCCCACCGTGGCCAACACACCCGCCACCACCAGCTGCCAGGTGGCCACGATAGTGCTGGCCCCCAGTTTGCGAGTCTCCCGGTAGGTGAGGGCGGTGCCCAACACGGGGCCGCCGGGGATGGAACCGGAGAGGGCGTTGGAGGCGAACACGATTGCGGTGTTCTTCCAGAAGGGGGAGTGGACACCCGCAGCTCGCAGAAGGGTCCACTGCACCGCCGCGAACGACAGCATGGAGGCGAGTGAGGCTGCCACACAGGCGGCCACCCACCAATAGTTGGCGGTGCGGATGGCGGCGAAGGCCTCTTTGAGAAAAGGCGTGTGGTGGTAGAGAACGAAGAGCACCACCACCACGATGATGAGCACTACAAAGGAGCTCAACCAGCGCGGGATAGCATTCCACACTTGCTTGACGCCGTGGAAGAACCCTTTAACCTTGGTGGTGGGGCGCACCTTGGGGGGTTGCTTGCTGGCGCTGCCGGTAACGTGGGTGGAGCCATCCGCATCGGTGGCGGTATCCACATAGAAGGTGCCGGGGGTGAGGGGTTCAGGTTCCCGCTCGGAGGTGACGGCAAACGGGTCGAAGATCAGTGGGGGTGGGGGAGGTGTCCCCAGCGAGGACGTGCGGCGTGGCCGCAGCCCCGTGGCGGAGGCGGTGCTGGAGGCTGCGCTGGGTGAGGTACTGGGTGAGGTACTGGGCGCTGCAGTGCCCGTTGTGTCGGACGCTGCGTTTGTGTCGGACGCTGCACCGCATGCCGTGTCGGAGGTAGCCAGCTCAGCGGGAGTGTCAGCAGCGTCAGCAGCACCAGAGCTCGCCCCCTGCTTGCGGGGGCGCAAGGAGGGGACGTAGGGGGCCCTGAGATCGTCGAAGTCAGGGAGCTCCGAGGTGCTCAGCTCTCGTCTTCCTCTCGTAGACGGCGCATCAGTTCAGCGGTCGAGATGGGGGTGTTGTCATTACGGGTGTCGGCCCAACTGTCACTACTGTAACCGGTTTTGTCCACCAGGTCAAGGGCAGTGTCGTAGGCGGAATGTGGACTTCGCGCACGGCGGGCAGCGTCACCGCGGCCGTCCTCCAGACGGTTGATGCGCATAGCGCGACGTGATACAGGGCGCAGGCCTGGGCGGGGAGCATCAACCGCTTCGTAATCCTCTGTCTGGTAGGACTGCCGCTGAGTGTCGGTGTGCTGGAACAACTCATCGTAGTTGTCTCCCACCTGCGCTGTGGGAGCGGTGTAAGAAGTCTCGTCAATGTACGTGTAGGGGTCCTCCACCGCGCTGGCGAGGGCCGCAGCCTGGGCGGCGGCCTGTGCTTCACGCTGGGCCCGCAGCTGGGCGGCCCGCTGGGCCTGGCGAATATCTTCTACAGCCTTCCGCTGGTTGGCCCGTTTGCGGGCACGACGCCGGGCGAAGAAGCCGTGTGGCTCCTCTTCCGGTTCGGCGGCGTGGGAGGTCGGTTGGGGCTGGTCGAGCATGTCAGCCTGGTCGAGCACGCCACCTTGGCGAGAGCCGCGGCTGAAGACAGCGGAGGCACCATCGTAGCTATCAATCTCGGCTGCCGTCTTCGCGTAGCCGTCCTCCGTCACCTGTTCACCGTAATCGGCAGGGCGGGTAGCGGTGAAGGTGTGGGGCGCACTGAAACCTTCTTCGGTGGATACGTGCTGGAGCAGTGATGGGTCGATCCGGCGGGCGGAGCGCACATCACTAGCATCCGCCAGGGCGGCGGCGGAAATGCGCTTGGCATGGCCAGCCGTGCCGCCCGCGCTACCTGCAATGGCTCCAGCG comes from the Lawsonella clevelandensis genome and includes:
- a CDS encoding TIGR00374 family protein — protein: MRPRKQGASSGAADAADTPAELATSDTACGAASDTNAASDTTGTAAPSTSPSTSPSAASSTASATGLRPRRTSSLGTPPPPPLIFDPFAVTSEREPEPLTPGTFYVDTATDADGSTHVTGSASKQPPKVRPTTKVKGFFHGVKQVWNAIPRWLSSFVVLIIVVVVLFVLYHHTPFLKEAFAAIRTANYWWVAACVAASLASMLSFAAVQWTLLRAAGVHSPFWKNTAIVFASNALSGSIPGGPVLGTALTYRETRKLGASTIVATWQLVVAGVLATVGLTILGLGGFIFVGTTSNPYLLTAALIALVAVLFVLQWAMRHPQLIEGRLRPIVQWVQQKRRKDPEPALDKLHSTMEQMKAVKLSRRELLKSFGWSLFNWIADVACMGCAAYAVGARPSVGGMAIAYVSGKIIGTAPVTPGGFGTVDGTLIWALTLGGLTAANSLATVLVYRLISFALMVLIGWLLVLVLFRGSEKTSALVSGYAETAEELGYENTTTLTGSLRARHRIVQEKFDKQRRDQAAAQQAAAENAAQRKTTRKKPVPRKAGSQNAAAEPDTSQHVESQQDSAQ